The Mycolicibacterium mageritense genome contains a region encoding:
- a CDS encoding sulfurtransferase: MARSDVLVSTEWAGNNLDTAGVVFVEVDENTSAYDDEGHIPGAVKLDWKTDLQDAVKRDFVDQQQFSKLLSDKGISNDDTVILYGGNNNWFAAYAYWYFKLYGHNDVKLLDGGRKRWQLDGRPLVTDAVSRPATSYSAKAPDNNIRAFRDEVIAAIGEKNLVDVRSPDEFSGKILAPAHLPQEQSQRPGHIPGAINVPWSKAANEDGTFKSDEELAKLYAEAGLDGEKETIAYCRIGERSSHTWFVLQELLGHQNVKNYDGSWTEYGSLVGAPIELGS; encoded by the coding sequence ATGGCACGTTCCGACGTCCTGGTCTCCACCGAGTGGGCCGGGAACAATCTCGACACTGCCGGCGTGGTGTTCGTCGAGGTCGACGAGAACACCAGCGCCTACGACGACGAGGGCCACATCCCCGGCGCCGTCAAGCTGGACTGGAAGACCGACCTGCAGGATGCCGTCAAGCGTGACTTCGTCGACCAGCAGCAGTTCTCGAAGCTGTTGAGTGACAAGGGAATCAGCAATGACGACACCGTGATCCTCTACGGCGGCAACAACAACTGGTTCGCGGCATACGCCTACTGGTACTTCAAGCTGTACGGCCACAACGACGTCAAGCTGCTCGACGGCGGCCGCAAGCGCTGGCAGCTCGACGGCCGCCCACTGGTCACCGACGCCGTCAGCCGCCCGGCGACGTCGTACTCGGCCAAGGCGCCCGACAACAACATCCGCGCCTTCCGCGACGAGGTCATCGCCGCGATCGGCGAGAAGAACCTGGTCGACGTGCGTTCGCCCGACGAGTTCTCCGGCAAGATCCTGGCCCCGGCGCACCTGCCGCAGGAGCAGAGCCAGCGGCCCGGGCATATCCCCGGCGCCATCAACGTTCCGTGGAGCAAGGCAGCCAACGAGGACGGCACCTTCAAGTCCGACGAGGAGCTGGCCAAGCTGTACGCCGAGGCCGGCCTGGACGGCGAGAAGGAGACCATCGCGTACTGCCGGATCGGTGAGCGGTCCTCGCACACCTGGTTCGTGCTGCAGGAGCTGCTCGGACACCAGAACGTCAAGAACTACGACGGCAGTTGGACGGAATACGGCTCCCTCGTGGGTGCCCCGATCGAGTTGGGAAGTTGA
- the pstS gene encoding phosphate ABC transporter substrate-binding protein PstS, with translation MKLNSIGKTVGTALSATAIAALTLTACGSDNNAGTASSSAASGSAAASAECGGKSAVTAEGSTAQQNAIAEFNKAWGQACSGKNLSYNPTGSGAGREQFIAKQVDFAGSDSALKGDQVKAAADRCGGNPAWNLPLVFGPVAMAYNLEGVDKLVVNGEVLAKIFQGQITKWNDPAIAALNAGTTLPDVDIKPIYRSDSSGTTDNFQKYLAAAAPQAWTKGDGSEFNGGAGEGAQKSSGVVQAVQATPGAIGYVEKGFAEQAKLPFAQIDSGAGAVELTDESAAKAIDAAKFAAEGNDLALDLKSLYGTKEAGAYPLVLATYEIVCSKGYDADTAAAVKSFLTVAANQGQANLSAAGYVPLPDTFKERLVTSINAIS, from the coding sequence GTGAAGCTCAACAGCATTGGCAAGACCGTCGGGACCGCGCTGTCGGCAACCGCGATCGCGGCCCTCACGCTGACCGCGTGCGGCAGCGACAACAACGCCGGTACCGCTTCCAGCTCGGCCGCTTCGGGCAGCGCCGCGGCGTCGGCGGAGTGCGGTGGCAAGAGTGCGGTCACCGCAGAGGGCTCGACCGCGCAGCAGAACGCCATCGCGGAGTTCAACAAGGCGTGGGGCCAGGCCTGCTCGGGCAAGAACCTGTCGTACAACCCCACGGGCTCGGGTGCCGGCCGTGAGCAGTTCATCGCCAAGCAGGTCGACTTCGCCGGCTCCGACTCGGCCCTGAAGGGCGACCAGGTCAAGGCCGCGGCCGACCGCTGCGGTGGCAACCCGGCATGGAACCTGCCGCTGGTGTTTGGTCCCGTCGCGATGGCCTACAACCTCGAGGGCGTTGACAAGCTCGTCGTCAACGGCGAGGTGCTGGCGAAGATCTTCCAGGGCCAGATCACCAAGTGGAACGACCCGGCGATCGCCGCGCTCAACGCAGGCACCACCCTGCCGGACGTCGACATCAAGCCGATCTACCGCTCGGATTCGTCGGGCACCACCGACAACTTCCAGAAGTACCTGGCCGCGGCTGCCCCGCAGGCGTGGACCAAGGGTGACGGCAGCGAGTTCAACGGCGGCGCGGGCGAGGGTGCCCAGAAGTCGTCGGGCGTCGTGCAGGCCGTGCAGGCCACGCCGGGCGCCATCGGCTACGTGGAGAAGGGCTTCGCCGAGCAGGCCAAGCTTCCGTTCGCGCAGATCGACAGCGGTGCCGGTGCGGTCGAGCTGACCGACGAGTCGGCCGCGAAGGCCATCGACGCCGCCAAGTTCGCCGCCGAGGGCAACGACCTCGCGCTGGACCTGAAGTCGCTGTACGGCACCAAGGAGGCCGGTGCCTACCCGCTGGTGCTCGCGACCTACGAGATCGTGTGCTCCAAGGGCTACGACGCCGACACCGCCGCCGCCGTGAAGTCGTTCCTGACGGTGGCCGCCAACCAGGGACAGGCAAACCTGTCCGCTGCCGGCTACGTGCCGCTGCCGGACACCTTCAAAGAGCGTCTGGTCACGTCGATCAACGCAATCAGCTAG
- a CDS encoding winged helix-turn-helix transcriptional regulator yields the protein MDLLLLTVDPHPESVLPSLSLLAHVVRTAPTEVSSLLEAGNSDVAIVDARTDLAAARGLCRLLGTTGTSVPVVAVINEGGLVAVNHEWGLDEILLPSTGPAEIDARLRLLVGRRGGTANQENVGKITLGELVIDEGTYTARLRGRPLDLTYKEFELLKYLAQHAGRVFTRAQLLQEVWGYDFFGGTRTVDVHVRRLRAKLGTEYESLIGTVRNVGYKAVRPTRGRPPAADAHEDDYDPELGDVDEPLADRLTSQ from the coding sequence TTGGACCTACTGCTACTGACCGTCGATCCACACCCTGAGTCGGTCCTGCCTTCCTTATCGCTTTTGGCCCACGTCGTGCGCACCGCGCCGACGGAGGTGTCGTCGCTGCTGGAGGCTGGTAACTCGGACGTGGCGATCGTCGATGCGCGGACCGATCTGGCCGCCGCCCGCGGCCTGTGCCGGTTGCTCGGCACCACGGGTACCTCGGTGCCGGTCGTCGCTGTGATCAACGAAGGCGGCCTGGTCGCCGTCAACCACGAGTGGGGTCTCGACGAGATTTTGCTGCCCAGCACCGGGCCTGCCGAGATCGACGCGCGGCTGCGCCTGCTGGTCGGCCGCCGCGGCGGCACCGCAAACCAGGAGAACGTCGGCAAGATCACGCTCGGTGAATTGGTGATCGACGAAGGCACCTACACGGCCCGGCTGCGCGGGCGGCCGCTCGACCTCACCTATAAGGAGTTCGAGCTGCTGAAGTATCTGGCTCAGCATGCGGGCCGCGTGTTCACCAGGGCTCAGTTGCTGCAGGAGGTGTGGGGGTACGACTTCTTCGGCGGCACCCGCACCGTCGACGTGCATGTGCGGCGCCTGCGCGCAAAGCTCGGAACCGAGTACGAGTCACTGATCGGCACCGTGCGCAACGTCGGATACAAGGCGGTGCGCCCGACGCGGGGGCGGCCGCCGGCCGCCGACGCACACGAGGACGACTACGACCCCGAACTCGGTGACGTCGACGAACCTCTGGCCGATCGGCTGACCAGTCAGTGA
- the pstC gene encoding phosphate ABC transporter permease subunit PstC has translation MTDRGPDGTTVTTPNPSESGSGEVLASPFPAPEPISTNPSRGAKVRAADRIFKGLAEGAGILIIALIAAIGVFLLWRAIPALARNEENFFLYGGNWITTDTSAMHFGILDLLQVTVFVSVFALVLAMPVALGIAIFLTQYAPRRLSGPLAYMVDLLAAVPSIVYGVWGLYVLAPVLKPLAVWLNTNMSWLFLFKTGNASVAGGGTIFTAGIVLAVMILPIITAVTREVFIQTPRGQIEAALALGATRWEVVRTTVLPFGLSGYISGAMLGLGRALGETIALLIILRGTQTAFSWTLFDGGYTFASKIAATASEFNDQYKAGAYIAAGLVLFILTFVVNSLARAAVAGKGRS, from the coding sequence ATGACCGACAGGGGCCCGGACGGGACAACAGTGACGACACCGAATCCATCTGAGTCGGGGTCGGGCGAAGTTCTCGCTTCGCCCTTCCCCGCACCAGAGCCGATATCAACGAATCCCTCCAGGGGAGCCAAGGTCCGCGCCGCGGACCGCATCTTCAAGGGACTCGCCGAGGGCGCGGGCATCCTGATCATCGCGCTGATCGCGGCGATCGGGGTGTTCCTGCTCTGGCGGGCCATCCCGGCGCTGGCCCGCAACGAGGAGAACTTCTTCCTCTACGGCGGCAACTGGATCACCACCGATACGTCGGCGATGCACTTCGGCATCCTCGACCTGCTGCAGGTCACCGTGTTCGTGTCGGTGTTCGCGCTGGTGCTGGCCATGCCGGTGGCGCTGGGCATCGCGATCTTTTTGACCCAGTACGCACCGCGACGCCTTTCGGGCCCGCTGGCGTACATGGTCGACCTGCTCGCCGCGGTGCCGTCGATCGTCTACGGCGTGTGGGGCCTGTACGTGCTGGCCCCGGTGCTCAAACCGCTCGCGGTGTGGCTCAACACCAACATGTCGTGGCTGTTCCTGTTCAAGACCGGCAACGCGTCGGTGGCAGGCGGCGGCACCATCTTCACCGCGGGCATCGTGCTCGCGGTGATGATCCTGCCGATCATCACCGCGGTTACCCGTGAGGTGTTCATCCAGACTCCGCGCGGCCAGATCGAGGCCGCCCTGGCGCTGGGCGCGACCCGCTGGGAAGTCGTGCGGACCACGGTCCTGCCGTTCGGGCTCTCGGGCTACATCAGCGGCGCCATGCTGGGCCTCGGCCGTGCCCTCGGTGAGACCATCGCGCTGCTGATCATCCTGCGGGGCACCCAAACCGCGTTCAGCTGGACGCTGTTCGACGGTGGCTACACGTTCGCGAGCAAGATCGCCGCCACCGCAAGCGAATTCAACGACCAGTACAAGGCGGGTGCCTACATCGCCGCCGGCCTGGTGCTGTTCATCCTCACGTTCGTGGTGAACTCGCTGGCCCGCGCCGCGGTTGCCGGGAAGGGACGTTCATGA
- a CDS encoding thioredoxin family protein, producing MSSSMFAVIAVIIAALGTAYVIGKVITLRTGRLKAAAEPVEVDTEDLELSRTGPTIVHFSAVWCGPCAGVRRVVDQVCAELPAVAHVEIDMDANPEAARRLSVLSLPTTFIFDADGRQRYRASGVPKAADLRTALEPLLA from the coding sequence ATGAGCTCATCGATGTTCGCGGTGATCGCGGTGATCATCGCCGCACTGGGCACGGCTTACGTGATCGGCAAGGTGATCACTCTTCGCACGGGACGGCTCAAGGCGGCCGCCGAACCCGTCGAGGTCGACACCGAGGATCTGGAGTTGTCCCGCACGGGGCCCACCATCGTGCATTTCAGCGCGGTCTGGTGCGGACCGTGCGCCGGGGTGCGCCGGGTCGTGGACCAGGTATGTGCCGAGCTGCCCGCGGTGGCCCATGTCGAGATCGACATGGACGCCAATCCGGAGGCGGCCCGCCGACTTTCGGTGCTGTCGCTGCCGACGACGTTCATCTTCGACGCCGACGGACGCCAGCGCTACCGTGCCAGCGGAGTGCCCAAGGCCGCTGACCTGCGCACGGCACTCGAACCGCTGTTGGCTTGA
- the lmeA gene encoding mannan chain length control protein LmeA: MGNNVPVRKLLIGIVATVLALVVGAVGTDFGAAIYAEYRLSRNVRNAAQLSWDPSVAILGFPFITQARSHHYKEIEIRAGAVDHAVVGKASLEATLHDIDLTHTSWLIRPDAPMRVGKLESRIIIDSTHVGRFMHIDDLLVEAPSRETNDSTGGTTESGISGSQGLVFTGTPKASGLDKRVSVSVDLSLTGPDQTTLVLTATGILTGPNTADQPVPDDKLAAVLKEFSTTITGQKLPFGIAPTSQGARGSDIIIEGIAQGVTVDLNGFRQS; the protein is encoded by the coding sequence GTGGGCAACAATGTGCCGGTGCGGAAACTGCTGATCGGAATCGTCGCGACCGTTCTAGCGCTCGTCGTCGGCGCCGTCGGGACCGATTTCGGGGCGGCCATCTACGCCGAGTACCGGCTGTCGCGCAACGTCCGCAACGCGGCCCAGCTCAGCTGGGATCCGTCGGTGGCCATCCTGGGCTTCCCGTTCATCACGCAGGCCAGGAGCCATCACTACAAGGAGATCGAGATCCGGGCCGGTGCGGTCGATCATGCCGTGGTCGGCAAGGCCTCGCTGGAGGCGACGCTGCACGACATCGACCTGACGCACACCTCATGGTTGATCCGCCCCGACGCGCCCATGCGCGTCGGCAAGCTCGAGAGCCGCATCATCATCGACTCCACGCATGTCGGCCGGTTCATGCACATCGACGACCTGCTGGTCGAGGCGCCGTCGCGGGAGACCAACGACTCGACCGGGGGCACCACCGAATCTGGTATCTCCGGCAGCCAGGGTCTGGTGTTCACCGGCACCCCGAAGGCCTCGGGCCTGGACAAGCGGGTCAGCGTCTCGGTCGATCTGTCCCTGACCGGACCCGACCAGACCACCCTGGTGCTGACCGCCACCGGCATCCTCACGGGCCCGAACACCGCCGACCAGCCCGTGCCCGACGACAAGCTGGCCGCGGTGCTCAAAGAGTTCAGCACCACGATCACCGGCCAGAAGCTGCCCTTCGGCATCGCGCCCACCAGCCAGGGCGCGCGCGGCTCCGACATCATCATCGAGGGCATCGCGCAGGGAGTAACCGTTGACCTGAACGGGTTCAGACAGTCATGA
- a CDS encoding putative leader peptide: protein MLTKRRAVDLCRTAGCCCCCCCC from the coding sequence GTGCTCACCAAGCGCCGCGCAGTCGATCTGTGCCGCACCGCGGGCTGCTGTTGTTGTTGTTGTTGCTGTTGA
- a CDS encoding FABP family protein, with protein MTSTGDVPERGSGDRAVADAAERAKETGARNVPAFQDLPLPADTANLRDGVNLNDALLALLPLVGVWRGEGEGRDADGDYRFGQQIVVSHDGGDYLNWEARSWRLDESGDYASPSLRETGYWRFVNDPADPSETQAIELLLAHSAGYVELFYGQPLNQASWELATDALARSRSGILVGGAKRLYGIVEGGDLAYVEERVDADGGLVPHLSARLSRFVG; from the coding sequence GTGACGTCCACCGGGGACGTCCCTGAACGGGGCTCGGGTGACCGGGCCGTGGCCGACGCGGCCGAGCGCGCCAAGGAAACCGGAGCGCGCAACGTTCCGGCATTCCAAGACCTGCCGCTGCCCGCGGATACAGCTAATCTGCGCGACGGGGTCAACCTCAACGATGCGCTGCTGGCACTGCTGCCGTTGGTGGGGGTTTGGCGCGGCGAGGGTGAGGGGCGCGACGCCGACGGCGACTACCGGTTCGGTCAGCAGATCGTGGTGTCCCACGACGGTGGTGATTACCTGAACTGGGAAGCCCGGTCCTGGCGGCTCGACGAATCGGGTGACTACGCATCACCCAGCTTGCGCGAAACCGGCTACTGGCGCTTTGTGAACGATCCCGCGGATCCGTCCGAGACCCAGGCCATCGAACTGCTGCTCGCGCACTCCGCGGGCTATGTCGAGTTGTTCTACGGCCAGCCGCTCAACCAGGCGTCCTGGGAGCTGGCGACCGATGCGCTGGCACGCAGTCGCTCGGGGATTCTGGTCGGTGGCGCCAAGCGGCTCTACGGCATCGTCGAGGGCGGCGACCTGGCTTATGTCGAGGAACGCGTCGACGCGGACGGCGGCCTGGTGCCGCACCTGTCCGCCCGGCTGTCGAGGTTTGTCGGCTGA
- a CDS encoding aminodeoxychorismate lyase, with protein sequence MASQPAVLITLDGQFHDPNAPLLHGDELGAVRGDGIFETLLIRDGRPCLLEAHLARLTHSAAMLDLPAPDLAAWRAAVAAGAQRWTAGHTGDGVLRLVYTRGRESGGPPTSFATIGALADRVAGARRDGVAAVTLDRGLPADAAELPWLLAGAKTLSYAVNMAALRHADRLGAGDVVFVSSDGFVLEGPRSTVVIAVEGDDGEPVLLTPPPWYPILRGTTQQALFEVARSKGYDCDYRALRPADLFAAQGVWLISSITLAARVHTLDGRRLPDAPLAAEITGLVDAAIVSDR encoded by the coding sequence ATGGCGAGCCAACCGGCAGTGCTGATCACCCTCGACGGTCAGTTCCACGATCCGAATGCACCCCTGCTCCACGGTGACGAGCTGGGAGCGGTGCGCGGCGACGGCATCTTCGAAACCCTGCTGATTCGTGACGGTCGTCCGTGCCTGCTCGAAGCTCATCTGGCGCGGTTGACCCACTCGGCCGCGATGCTTGATCTGCCGGCACCGGATCTGGCTGCCTGGCGCGCCGCGGTCGCGGCCGGTGCGCAGCGCTGGACGGCCGGTCACACCGGTGACGGGGTATTGCGCTTGGTCTACACGCGCGGCCGGGAAAGTGGTGGACCGCCGACGTCGTTCGCGACCATCGGCGCGCTGGCCGACCGCGTGGCGGGCGCACGGCGTGACGGCGTCGCCGCCGTGACGCTGGACCGCGGCCTGCCCGCCGACGCGGCCGAGTTGCCGTGGCTGCTGGCCGGGGCCAAGACGCTGTCCTATGCGGTGAACATGGCCGCGCTGCGACACGCCGACCGGCTCGGCGCGGGCGACGTCGTCTTCGTCAGCTCCGACGGTTTCGTGTTGGAAGGGCCCCGCTCGACCGTGGTGATCGCGGTCGAGGGCGACGACGGTGAGCCGGTGTTGCTGACCCCGCCGCCGTGGTACCCGATCCTGCGGGGCACCACCCAGCAGGCGTTGTTCGAAGTCGCGCGCAGCAAGGGCTACGACTGCGATTACCGCGCCCTTCGGCCCGCCGATCTTTTTGCCGCACAAGGGGTTTGGTTGATCTCCAGCATCACGCTGGCTGCTCGGGTGCACACCCTGGACGGCCGGCGGCTGCCCGACGCCCCGCTGGCCGCCGAGATCACCGGCCTGGTCGACGCCGCGATTGTCAGCGATCGCTGA
- a CDS encoding DUF4395 domain-containing protein, whose protein sequence is MSVAKTAASAQADVRGPRFTAWVTTAVLIVTLLVSGVSSAAAAALLAAQAVVFAIGAVGGPRRHPYGRLFATLVAPRLGPVTEREPVPPLKFAQLVGFLFAVVGAAGFAFGVTALGLTATAFALVAAFLNAAFGICLGCQIYPLVTRFRRTPSPA, encoded by the coding sequence ATGTCAGTTGCAAAAACAGCGGCATCCGCGCAGGCCGACGTGCGCGGTCCCCGCTTCACCGCATGGGTGACCACCGCAGTCTTGATCGTCACGCTGCTGGTCTCCGGCGTCAGTAGCGCCGCCGCGGCCGCGCTGCTGGCCGCCCAGGCCGTCGTGTTCGCGATAGGCGCCGTCGGCGGTCCCCGCAGGCACCCCTACGGACGGCTGTTCGCCACGCTGGTGGCTCCGCGGCTCGGTCCCGTGACCGAACGCGAACCCGTGCCGCCGTTGAAATTCGCCCAGCTCGTCGGATTCCTCTTCGCCGTCGTCGGGGCGGCCGGATTCGCGTTCGGTGTCACGGCACTCGGCCTGACCGCCACCGCATTCGCATTGGTCGCGGCCTTCCTCAACGCCGCTTTCGGCATCTGCCTCGGCTGCCAGATCTACCCGCTCGTCACGAGGTTCCGTCGTACACCCAGTCCCGCCTGA
- the mshD gene encoding mycothiol synthase, with translation MTQIDWRTGLSDADQRQVRDLIAAATDHDGIAPVGDQVLRELGRDRTRHLLAADGANLVGYLNLAPADGDDPAMAELAVHPQARRRGIGTQLLTTGLAQGGATARVWAHGNLEPARALAASANLVPVRELLQMRRSAIGLPELSDVAGVTIRTYGGPADDAELLRVNNAAFSWHPEQGGWTEHDIAERRGEPWFDPDGLFLAFDDDTGRLLGFHWTKVHNPDLGEVYVVGVDPAAQGRGLGSVLTLVGLDHLAQRLSASSQPVVMLYVEADNSAAVNTYRKLGFEVAVADVAYAAAQPD, from the coding sequence GTGACCCAGATCGATTGGCGCACAGGCTTGTCCGACGCCGACCAGCGGCAGGTTCGCGACCTCATCGCGGCGGCCACGGACCATGACGGCATCGCTCCGGTCGGTGATCAGGTGCTGCGTGAGCTCGGCCGCGACCGCACGCGTCATCTACTGGCCGCCGATGGCGCGAACCTGGTCGGCTACCTGAACCTGGCCCCTGCCGACGGCGACGACCCGGCGATGGCGGAACTCGCGGTCCACCCGCAGGCCAGGCGCCGCGGCATCGGCACACAACTGCTGACCACCGGCCTGGCGCAGGGGGGTGCTACGGCGAGGGTGTGGGCCCACGGCAATCTCGAGCCCGCGCGGGCCTTGGCCGCGTCGGCGAACCTGGTGCCGGTACGGGAGCTGCTGCAGATGCGCCGGTCCGCCATCGGGCTGCCCGAGCTCAGCGACGTCGCCGGGGTGACCATCCGAACCTATGGCGGGCCCGCCGACGACGCCGAACTGCTCCGTGTCAACAATGCGGCGTTCTCGTGGCACCCTGAGCAGGGCGGCTGGACCGAGCACGACATCGCCGAACGACGCGGCGAGCCGTGGTTCGACCCCGACGGCTTGTTTCTCGCGTTCGACGACGACACCGGCCGGCTGCTCGGATTCCACTGGACCAAGGTGCACAATCCCGATCTCGGCGAGGTCTACGTCGTCGGCGTCGACCCGGCCGCACAGGGCCGCGGGCTCGGCTCGGTGCTGACGTTGGTCGGGTTGGACCATCTCGCGCAACGGCTTTCAGCAAGTTCACAGCCTGTGGTGATGCTTTACGTCGAGGCAGATAACTCTGCGGCGGTGAACACCTACCGAAAATTGGGTTTCGAGGTGGCTGTCGCGGATGTGGCGTACGCCGCCGCGCAGCCCGACTAG
- a CDS encoding DUF1416 domain-containing protein has product MCSAPKQGLTLPAGVDLEKETVITGRVVDGSGQAVGGAFVRLLDASDEFTAEVVASATGDFRFFAAPGTWTLRALSPAGNGDASVAPTGAGIHEVDVKVA; this is encoded by the coding sequence ATGTGCTCTGCACCTAAGCAAGGTCTGACATTGCCCGCCGGCGTCGACCTGGAGAAGGAAACCGTCATCACCGGTCGTGTGGTCGACGGTTCGGGCCAGGCGGTCGGCGGTGCGTTCGTGCGCCTGCTGGACGCCAGTGACGAGTTCACCGCAGAGGTCGTGGCCTCGGCGACCGGCGATTTCCGGTTCTTCGCCGCCCCGGGCACCTGGACGCTGCGCGCCCTGTCCCCCGCGGGCAACGGCGACGCCAGCGTGGCACCGACCGGCGCGGGCATCCACGAGGTCGACGTCAAGGTCGCCTAG